In Aedes albopictus strain Foshan chromosome 3, AalbF5, whole genome shotgun sequence, the genomic window AAGTTATATCCTTCCATCGCAAACGAACACCAATTACATATGCGTATATCATCGTCGATCAACCACTGGCACGTGTGACTGAGGTACGTGATTTAGGCGTGATTCTGGACGCTGCGATCTCTCTCCGAAcgcaccgacgtgacagtggtgtttcaaaagtgtcccccctaaatttaacggtcgtccagcaaagcgagcgaacgcttctgtcaaatcagcacaggcgcgaaccttttcctatatgaatacacgggggttttgAGTCaaactatcaaaacaacgcgaactgttatagaggaggcggtagtgttcggctattttccatcatggcgtcggggacaacaaatttgaatttgtttgttctagctgtcacgtcggttcgtcggtgctataaCGATATAATCTCCAGAGCAAACAGGCAGCTCGGGTTCATGTTCAGAATAGCCGACGAATTCCGTGACCCTCTATGTTTACGATCACTGTACTGTGCATTGGTCCGATCCATTCTTGAATCGAATGTTGTTGTATGGTGTCCGTATCAGTCCACCTGGATTTATAGAATTGAAACGGTACAACGAAAATTTGTGAGATACGCCCTCCGTAATCTACCATGGCGGGACCGCATCAATCTCCCAAGCTACGAAGACCGCTGCAGATTGCTCGGGATCGAAACTCTTGAGCAGAGAAGGAAGCACACTCAAGCTGTTTTCGTGGCAAAAATTCTGTTGGGCGAGTTGGAAACTAGTCAACATCTATGCTCCAACGCGAGTGCTTCGTCAACGCGACTTTTTGTTACTCGGTTCATGTCGGAGATATTCAACCATGAGTACGAGCTGTTCGATTTCAACACTTCTGCCAGCGCATTCAAACGAAGGCTCCAGGAAAGTCATCGATAGTGAAGAAGCTGGTCAAACGCTACGCAATGCGCAATTGACTTTGTATGTGTGTGAGTTTTTGTATTATTTGTAATGATTTTAGATATTTATTGTTTGTGGTTTTTAATTATTTAGTTCTTAAGCCCTCTTGTATATATGTATAGTAATATTGTAAACCCGTAAAAGATGTagggtttttatgcctttttgagtgaGCCGAGTGATGTGGGCAACTCAAAAAGGCTTTTCCCTGCCAGGCTTCATTAAGGCTTAATGCCCGATGAAGgtcaataaataaaataaataaaatgagtctacgtagtttatggacagcgccttagtgttcgtgacaccgcgctgcgaaaccactatagagataagtgacatttcaacacacgaacactagcgcaaatttttcctcacacaaatgtgcacgccgattgaaaggctattcaaattgcatatgcaaatattacccaatcgaattgggtaaaacgggtaaataatgataaaactaacgtccggagcaagagtgcaaatattttcctcgcagtttcacaactacatctacaaaaaaggcacgcatacatttgaacatgATTACCactatacgtgagaacaaaagatgcttacaaagttcttacagatacaCTGAAAAAAAGGACATGGTAATTTTGACTGTatcgagggtgaaattaaaacaactttactacttgattttggtagaccataatTCGTACTTAAACTTACCACGGAGAGGGTTCAATTTACCATGCCTGTTTTTGTTTATGTTCCGTGGTATTTTCGACCATATATTTTAGTGCCTTTCACTATGTGCATTAATAATCAGCATAGTAATTGCTACCAtagcccgtgtagttgccggcttagaatagcactacggaccacctgttccgggggtaaaagtccaccaaacaggtaaccccaatccaaggtgtcaggcgacccgtgctgagggatgaatggttgagggggtttaaaatatgctcgatctttaacggagcccgtagcgtgggtaagatcacctttttgggttgcgttgcggcgaaagatctaccaaaccgaaccctagttctaactgcttccagctagtggagcagcaaatttgagtaatcaaaggaaaacactttggtccttattacattttacaccttgttgaaagtgataggtctcggttttaggtgtggccgagatggatcttgaaacaaggaaaaatgggttagtattcctaatcttttattcggtgttcactggtttgaaacagaaaggactagggttccgatgcatggtcaatatcggtatcatttcttgacgttctcgttaagggatcagattttgactgaaaaaggagcgtgttaaaagcggaacctataaatcagaatccttccttgcgattatgttgaaaatgactactgtaacaaaaccgaatactttataacttctcaatggtgataaagtaatacgacatgcactatacaaaggacacggggtataccacaatagatcaaaatattggtcgcagtggttatgttccgaacagagaaaaaaaaaattgctaccATCAAAATTGTGTTTTTAGTATTTTTAACCATTCGTGTGGTTGGATTCTGGTATCGGTAGTTTCGGTTTTATTTATGAATTTCgccaaataaataataacaaaattgatgttttattcAACACAAACATAATGATAGATGAATATTCGGACACATCTGAAATATCAGTATGTACTCCTTACATGGATTTAAATATCAATCTGCTTCAGTTCTCGCTTTAGTTCGCCATGGCTGCATCATTAGACCGAACACCGGAACGTCGAAAGGGCTTCAACGGATGTTGCATTTTTTGAGCTGGATCGGTCCGAGATTACTGGAATACCACCACTTAAAACAAGCAGCTTTACGCGCTACAGCGGCGAGTTCTGTCATTGTAAATAACGCTTGTTTTCACTCTCGCTGGTGCACCATAAACTAATCCCACTGATGGTTTCAGCAAATTTGGGAACATGGAAGAATAGTTTAGGTTAGGGCGTACGAACCATACATATTGTTGCCTTTTGCATATTGTTGCCGGATATCAAAATTAGCATCCACAGCAACTTGTCCTGGCATGTACACTATACCCGAGCCGACATCTTCTCCTCGATCTCCTCCCGGGTTTAGCCGTGCAAAGCCTGATAAACTTCCGGCAATAACACCAGTGTTAAACATCAGATCTTTCTGATTTCCTGTACGTCCGGAACTCAATAGACGCAAAAGCCAAGAAATTTTCAACTCATATGCACACAGTTAAACTAAAATTTAACTTACTAAAAATCTGTAGATATTTCGGAAGCGGAACAAAAATTGTCAACTTGTAAAAAGTTGAGTTCAAGTAGCCAAAATTGTTGATAATACTTATATTTAAGGTTACTATCAACATAGTGGGGAATAATataaaaatggtcaaatataacAGAAGTAAATCATTTAACTTGACTATTTTCCATAGTTATGGTTACTATGCGACGAAACGTCAAAGCATAGTAATCGTTACCATTTATTAGTACACTTGACAAAATTAATAGATGATTTAACTATTTTTGAGCATGGTGAAAATAAATACGGCTGCATCGTTGCCCATACTATAATATTTTTCTCAGtgtagattaacacgggaaatctgaacacaaaccactaccacacaggaatttggattggtcaatattcaaaattttgtgggTTTGTTTCCAAAGTTTGTTTCCAAAGAGGCGAGTCGACGAGTTAGCTTGATTGCGCAGTAAAGACGTATCAATGGTGATGGCAACGCTACCCTGGATGGTTTTCGGTGAGTTTCTTCTAATTATTACTGCAACAAATTAAGCTAAATACGTAGCAGTTTAgaagattatttttgaagcaggaagtgtgtttgctaTATTgctcgttgtgaagatttatagattccgacgcaaataaatgattaggctcattttcagcgtaggtgcgttataaatgtttgtttacaatgcaaaactatcaccaaatgtgtgcctaacaacacagcgtaaaatattctccaggacgcggtctggttttatatctgtgggcccacgcaagaaaaatccacgcaactaattttcgcgcaggagtctaaacaggtggaatctccgcaatattttCTAGTTTATTTGTTCTCAATGGTTCAAATTGTTCCCAGAAGACGGACAGAGGGCTAATAAGATGTTCCGCGTGACATATGCGCATCGCTGGCAACTCTTCCCGCGCTCCCAGCAGAGATTATGACAATCCGTTTGTCAAAACTTTGCCAAAACAACATCATCGCCAGTTCTGTTCTGCCACTGGTTCTAGTCTGGTCGTCCGTCAACCGCAGTCTTGTGTGTTCAGGTGAAAAATGACTACACGAAAGTGAGGAAAACTCGTCTCCTGGCTGAATCCCGATCGGGGATTATCATTACTGCTTTGGGAAGAAGcgagaaaaaaatcaataaaaagagTGATTGCAGTAAGCTCACCCCGCGCGGAACTGATAAGCGCGATTTTGGACTGGATATAACAGCGCGCGGTCCAACACTATGGTAAGTGACACACGAGCCTTGGGGGATACAATTATCGATCATAGCTCAGGCGGACTAATGTTTGTGTGGTAATGTTTTTAATTGACAGGATGGTGGCAAGGATGACTCGCCCAGCAAGGGCAGCAGCGGTGGTCCGCAGACGGAGAAAGAACGAAGCAAAAGCAATCTGAACCTGACGGCGGACGAGCTGAAAGAGGAAGGTAACAAGTGTGTCAAGGCGGGGAACTTTACCGAGGCGATCCTGCACTACACGCACGCCATCAAGCTCAGTCCGAACGATGCGATCCTGTACAGCAATCGGTCGCTGGCGTTCCTCAAACAGCAGCAGTACTACTACGCGAACGAGGATGCCGATTCGGCCATAGCGTTGAATCCGACCTGGGCCAAGGGTTACTACCGGAAGGCGGAGGTGCACATGGGTGTGGGGCAGTACGATACGGCACTGTTGTCGTATGGGAAGGCGCTGCAGTTGCAGCCGCAGGACATGGGCATCATTCAGGCAGCGAGGAAGGCAGCCGAATTGAGCAACCGGGACATCGAGCAGGAGAAGCGAACGCCGGTGATGGGAGCCGGGATTGGGTGCGTCGTGGGGTTGTGCATTGTGTTCGCCGATATGTTGCTGACGGAGACGCCGACGATAAAGGTATGAGGATGTTTAGGAAAGTTGATGATTTGACTTAAATTGTTTTCGTTTCAGTACACTGCACTGATGGTGCTGGTGGTGTTGGTTGTGGCCGCAATTGGATTCGGAATAGCTAAGATGATTCGATACTACACCAAGCTGCAACGCAAAGGGCTGCTGGATCCGCCCGTAAATCTGCTTGAAGGTATGTATTCCGTGTCAATTAACTTTCTTTTCAGCCTGCCTGCCTGTTCTGCCAAATCTCTCTATGAAAGACTCATTGCTATTGTGACTTTGAAGCAGAGCTTCAGTGCTAGTTGAATTCTCTTCTTAGAAGGGAGCTGCCGTAGCGACAGATTCGAATTATTAGATCTGGTGGAAAACGGAGATCGCTGGGGGTTCGTTGATTTCACAGAAAAAATGCTCGCCTTAGAAAGAGGCAGCCTTAGCGGAAGTTACGTTCTACTGCATACGGTGGACAGAGAAGCTCGCCTCAGAATAGATTCACAGTAAAAATCTCGCCCAAGGAAGGCTCTATAACCACAGTTGTTAAGGCGTGGGCACAGAGAAACAACATTTAAACTCGAACGTAAATACGttaaaatcgtgtgtaaaggattttagTGTACCTGAACGCCTCCAACGACTGCCCGACATATAAACTTGATTTGACCATACGATGGCAGAGTCCAAAAACGGCGAAAACTGGGAACAAAAATGACAACGCGACAATGTAAGTGATCAGATGCTAGCGCCACGCAATGGGAGCGTAACGGCATACTCTTATATGACCATTACAAAGTTTTACATAAGGcaaaaagcaaagatagacgtctgttctctgtggcgtgggtattcagcatggtcatgctggagaatgacgggttcaattccccgtcggtccaagaactttttgtaaaggaaatttgctttacTTTCTTGGGAGTAGAGTAGCTTTGTGCCAAGCTTTGTGCCTGCCGCATAATATATACATGTAAAATGATCATTAACAGACAaaactcttagttaataactgtggaagtgctcgtagaacaTCAAGCTCAGAGAACCAGGCTTTATCCCACagtggacgttacgccaagaagaagaaactcGCCCAAGAGAAAGTACTCATTTCAAGCAGTTGTAACAATGGATTCATTAGATTCAAACAAAATAGCTTACTCATGCGCGCATCCAAGCAACGGAAGATTTGATGTATTAGACCCGGTGGAAATACGAATCCCAACAAacatcttaagcaaactttaacaaaagaaactattattcagctagttctattACTTGGGATCTTGCTTAAACAATATAGAAAATAGCTCGTCCAAGAAGGGAGCAGCTCTAGCGAAAGATTCGATCTACTTGACTCGATGTATATAGAAGTTCGTCTTAGAGAAGAGAACATCCATAGCGATGCATAGGCCAGatcaacaaacaaaaactcaCTTCAGAAGGAAGTAGACATAGCGAAAGATTCGATAAATTCAACTCGGTAGAAAAAAGCTCGCCTTACACGCAGCTGTACCGATGGATTCGTTGAATTCACAGTAAACAAATCGCCACAGAAAGCAGCAACCGTGGAACAGAGGACGGTTCAAACTATTTGAAAAATAAAGTCGCCTTAGAAGCGATAATAAACACCTCAAATTAGCAATCAATCTGAAGTACAGCACTTGGCGACGAGGATTAACCACGAATTGATCAATTTGGAAGAAGAGCTGCAGTTCCAAGGTCTAAGATGGAAGAACTGTATGACCAACAGGTTCTGCGGCAAAACCAGCAGATGGTGCAGCAAAACGTTCGTTTGTCCAGATGATGGAACGTTTCGGCTTTCAAGAGAGCGGTTCCATTCGGCCATCGAgcaattcatcttagaatttttGGCATTAAACATCAAGGATTTTGTCTACGATCCGCTGGTACAGGAAATACGAAGACTTCTTCCTCAAGGACGGAGCAAACTTGGACGATGCAGCTTCAGTTCGGTTACCTTAACGAAGCCTCAGGGTAACGGTCCATTACTAGTACGTCAACTTTGTCTTCCCTAAGCACCCTTGAGATTTTTTGTTCGGAGAAACAGTGAAGAAGTTGAAAGAGTGCTTCAGTACCCGAATCTCTTTGTTCAGCAAGCGGTACAAGTGTTTCCAGATCACTAAAAACGAATCGGACGACTTTCTGACGTATGCCACCGTTCCAACCCGTGCTGTAAAGATTTCGAGCTCAACAAAATTGCGGAGGACTAATTTAAAAGTCTGATCTTGTCTGTGGACTGCAATCATCCAAGGACGATGACATCCGGACGAGACTTTTGTCCAACACAGAAGGTGAATGCTCACTGGAGTTTCTCGTTAACAAGAACCAACGCCTACAGAACCTTAAGCACGATACGGCCAGAAACAGAGGAAACCGGTAAGCTCAATCTGGATATCCCAGCAGATCAAGCCCCGACCGTTCGCAACCGGTTCTAAGGAGATgaaaaaaaggcacggtaaaggctgggtatgctgcgcaattcagatcccattgtgatttactagcctctgcccagcaactcctatccttaCCCTtgtggtaccggctggaaactatgagcaaccttagggaagatcgggtaaccaaccccagtgggaactttggtcataggctgacagggaaggggggtttgcttcggcaaacctgagcgtttgttctccaggagaagcggctcacaacagcgtctgatccccatgttaggggcggctgatctacgtccgagtgccagggaaggactctaagctcaactgtgcactatggtcctccggaaagtagggggttagtgtcaggccctaggagccagccgtaaaaaacgttgtaacggaaaatcagcaacagaataatacgaaccgagaccaacggcaacgaccccagcgaacaaaatggacttgcgattggaaactcggtacgtgcaactgccgatctctcaatttcattggcagaacccgcatactcgctgatctactgaaggaccgcgggttcggcatcgtagcgctgcaggaggtgcgttggacaggatccatggtgcgaacgtttagaagtaagcggcaacacacgcgagctgggaacagctttcatcgtgatgggtgatatgcagaggcgcgtgatcggttggtggccgatcgacgaaagaatgtgcaggttgaggatcaagggctgattctttaacttcagcataataaacgtgcacagcccacactccggaagtactgatgaagacaaggacgcattttacgcgcagctcgaacgcgagtacgatcgctgcccaagcaacgacgtcaagatcatcataagagatttgaacgctcaggtaggccaggatgaggaattcagaccgacgattggtaaattcagcgcccaccagcagacgaatgaaaacggcctacgattcattgatttcgccgcctccaaaaatatggccatacgtagcacctttttccaacacagcctcccttatcgttacacctggagatcaccacagcagacggaatctcaaatcgaccacgttctgtttgacggacggcacttctccgacattatcaacgtcaggacctatcgtggcgccaacatcgactccgaccactatctggtgatggtcaaactgcgcccaaaactctccgtcatcaacaatatacggtaccggcgaccgccacggtacaacctagagcgactgaagcaaccggatgtcgcctcagcatacgcgcagaatctcgaggccgcgttgccagatgagggcgagctcgatgaggcccctctagaggactgctggagtacagtgaaagcagccatcaacgacgcagccgagagcaccatcgggtacgtggaacggaatcgacggaacgaatggttcgacgaagagtgcagaacggttttggaggagaagaacgcagcgagggcggtaatgctgcagcaagggactcgacagaacgtggaacgttacaaacagaagcggaaacagcagacccgcctctttcgggagaaaaagcgccgcctggaagaagcggagtttgaagaaatggaactgctgtgccgttcccaagaaacacgatcagaagctcaacgcatcccgcaacggcttcgtgccgcgagccgaaatatgcagggataaagac contains:
- the LOC109421952 gene encoding uncharacterized protein LOC109421952 (The sequence of the model RefSeq protein was modified relative to this genomic sequence to represent the inferred CDS: added 61 bases not found in genome assembly); the protein is MDGGKDDSPSKGSSGGPQTEKERSKSNLNLTADELKEEGNKCVKAGNFTEAILHYTHAIKLSPNDAILYSNRSLAFLKQQQYYYANEDADSAIALNPTWAKGYYRKAEVHMGVGQYDTALLSYGKALQLQPQDMGIIQAARKAAELSNRDIEQEKRTPVMGAGIGCVVGLCIVFADMLLTETPTIKYTALMVLVVLVVAAIGFGIAKMIRYYTKLQRKGLLDPPVNLLEDFQSTKDAEEMXXXAAGGEQKPPRNRYSKAQA